Proteins encoded by one window of Anomalospiza imberbis isolate Cuckoo-Finch-1a 21T00152 chromosome 20, ASM3175350v1, whole genome shotgun sequence:
- the SLC13A2 gene encoding solute carrier family 13 member 2, whose amino-acid sequence MAFSWQAVLACRTYLIVVLVPLVFLPLPLVLPTKEALCGYVIIVMALFWCTEALPLAVTALLPVLLFPLMNIMDSTTVCQEYLKDTNMLFLGGLVMAIAIETWNLHKRVALRVLLITGVRPALLLMGFMVVTAFLSMWISNTATTAMMVPIAQAVMEQLQKSETESGTTGQVSEHTNKAFELQEKSPGSFKEPEEKGNSHVLTVEEERKRNEEIEQKHLQLSKGMSLCICYSSSIGGIATLTGTTPNLVLQGQINDIYKDNGGIINFASWFSFAFPTMVVLLILAWMWLQILFLGFNLKKNFGCGASPAAKAKEQQAYEIIKGESKKLGKMNFAEIEVSILFILLVVLWFTREPGFIPGWATVLFNKDNTSYVTDATVALFIAMLLFILPSGFSNQDRDQEQTGGRAKFRAPPPLLDWKVVQEKMPWNIVFLLGGGFALAKGSEESGLSAWLGTKLTPLQSIPHPAIAFLLCLLIATFTECTSNVATTTLFLPILASMAEAICLNPLYVMLPCTLSASLAFMLPVATPPNAIVFSYGQLRVIDMAKAGFVLNILGVLTITLAINTWASSLFQLQTFPSWANRTGTCL is encoded by the exons ATGGCTTTCTCctggcaggcagtgctggcctGCAGGACATACCTCATCGTCGTCCTGGTACCCCTCGTGTTTCTCCCTCTGCCTCTGGTTCTGCCCACCAAG GAGGCACTGTGTGGCTATGTGATCATAGTGATGGCACTTTTCTGGTGCACAGAAGCCCTGCCTTTGGCTGTCACAGCTCTCCTGCCCGTCCTGCTGTTCCCACTAATGAATATCATGGATTCAACAACA GTCTGTCAGGAGTACTTGAAGGACACCAACATGCTCTTTTTGGGGGGCCTGGTGATGGCCATTGCCATCGAGACCTGGAACCTGCACAAGCGAGTGGCTCTGAGGGTCCTGCTGATCACTGGAGTCAGGCCAGCCCT ACTCCTGATGGGTTTCATGGTGGTGACAGCTTTCCTGTCCATGTGGATCAGCAACACAGCCACCACTGCCATGATGGTCCCCATAGCACAGGCGGTGATGGAGCAGCTGCAAAAGTCAGAAACTGAGTCTGGCACCACTGGCCAAGTGTCTGAACACACCAACAAAGCCTTTGAGCTGCAGGAAAAGTCACCTGGCAGCTTCAAAGAACCAGAGGAAAAAG GTAATTCTCATGTCCTGACAGttgaggaagagaggaagagaaatgaAGAGATTGAGCAGAAGCACTTGCAGCTGTCCAAGGGAATGTCCCTCTGTATTTGTTACTCATCCAGCATTGGAGGGATCGCCACTCTGACTGGGACAACTCCAAATCTGGTGCTGCAAGGACAAATTAATGA CATCTATAAAGACAATGGTGGCATCATCAACTTTGCCTCCTGGTTCTCCTTCGCCTTCCCCACCATGGTGGTGCTGCTGATTTTGGCGTGGATGTGGCTGCAGATCCTGTTCTTGGGCTTCAA TTTGAAGAAGAATTTTGGTTGTGGTGCCAGTCCTGCTGCCAAGGCTAAGGAGCAACAGGCCTATGAAATCATCAAGGGAGAGAGCAAGAAACTGGGCAAAATGAACTTTGCAGAAATAGAAGTTTCAATCCTCTTCATTCTCCTGGTGGTGTTGTGGTTTACAAGAGAACCTGGGTTCATTCCAGGCTGGGCAACAGTTCTCTTCAACAAAGACAATACAAG CTATGTCACCGATGCTACCGTCGCCCTCTTCATTGCAATGTTGCTCTTCATCCTCCCTTCTGGCTTTTCCAACCAGGACAGAGACCAAGAGCAAACAG GGGGCAGGGCAAAGTTCCGGGCACCTCCACCCCTCCTGGACTGGAAAGTCGTTCAGGAGAAGATGCCATGGAACATCGTGTTCCTGCTGGGAGGTGGCTTTGCCTTGGCCAAAGGCAGTGAG GAATCTGGTCTGTCTGCGTGGCTGGGCACCAAACTGACCCCTCTGCAGAGCATCCCTCACCCAGCCATTGCCTTCCTGCTGTGCCTCCTCATCGCCACCTTCACCGAGTGCACCAGCAACGTGGCCACCACCACCCTCTTCCTCCCCATTCTGGCTTCAATG GCTGAAGCAATTTGCCTCAACCCTCTCTATGTCATGCTGCCCTGCACACTCTCTGCATCGCTGGCCTTCATGCTCCCCGTGGCAACTCCTCCCAATGCCATTGTCTTCTCCTATGGACAGCTCAGGGTTATTGATATG GCCAAAGCTGGGTTTGTACTCAACATTCTGGGAGTTCTGACCATAACTCTGGCCATCAACACCTGGGCTTCATCCTTGTTCCAGCTGCAGACGTTCCCATCATGGGCAAACAGGACAGGGACCTGCCTGTAA